The proteins below come from a single Thunnus thynnus chromosome 10, fThuThy2.1, whole genome shotgun sequence genomic window:
- the rps19 gene encoding 40S ribosomal protein S19 translates to MSWKPRFTLFPSLSTSKMPGVTVKDVNQQEFVSALAAFLKKSGKLKVPDWVDLVKLGKHKELAPSDENWFYIRAASTVRHLYLRGGAGVGSMTKIYGSRQRNGVCPAHYSVGSKNVARKVLQALELLKMIEKDPNGGRRLTAQGTRDLDRIAGQVAAANKKTV, encoded by the exons ATGAGTTGGAAACCCCGTTTCACTCTCTTCCCGTCGCTGTCCACAAGCAAG ATGCCTGGTGTCACAGTGAAAGACGTCAACCAGCAGGAGTTTGTCAGTGCCCTGGCAGCCTTCCTGAAGAA GTCAGGAAAGCTGAAGGTGCCTGACTGGGTGGACCTTGTCAAACTGGGCAAGCACAAGGAGTTGGCTcccagtgatgaaaactggttCTACATCAGAGCTG CATCCACAGTCCGCCATCTGTACCTCCGTGGAGGTGCTGGTGTTGGCTCCATGACCAAAATCTATGGAAGTCGCCAGAGGAACGGTGTGTGCCCTGCCCACTATAGTGTTGGATCCAAGAACGTGGCCCGTAAGGTGCTGCAGGCCCTCGAGCTGCTCAAGATGATTGAGAAGGACCCCAATGG TGGTCGTAGACTAACCGCCCAGGGAACCAGAGACCTGGACAGAATTGCTGGCCAG GTTGCAGCTGCAAACAAGAAAACTGTTTAA